One genomic window of Sphingobacterium oryzagri includes the following:
- a CDS encoding succinate dehydrogenase/fumarate reductase iron-sulfur subunit, which yields MAEHMNLTLKVWRQKNDKSKGQFVTIQAKDIADDMSFLEMLDVVNEDLTRLGEDPIYFDHDCREGICGMCSLVINGRPHGPKYGITTCQLHMRTFHDGQTIVIEPWRAAAFPVLKDLAVDRTSFDRIQQAGGYVNINTGGVPDANTIPIPKRIADEAFEAATCIGCGACVAACKNASAMLFVSAKISQFALLPQGQTERYERAQAMVDQMDAEGFGNCTNTGACEAECPKGIKLTNIARMNREYFTAKFFREEDVHTHN from the coding sequence ATGGCAGAACATATGAATTTAACGCTGAAAGTTTGGCGTCAAAAAAATGATAAATCGAAAGGTCAGTTCGTCACTATACAAGCAAAAGATATTGCTGATGATATGTCTTTTCTTGAAATGCTTGACGTTGTCAATGAAGACCTTACCCGCCTAGGGGAAGACCCGATCTATTTCGACCACGATTGTCGCGAAGGTATCTGCGGCATGTGCTCGTTGGTGATCAACGGTCGTCCGCACGGACCAAAATATGGCATTACTACCTGCCAATTGCACATGCGTACATTTCATGATGGCCAAACCATCGTGATCGAACCTTGGCGAGCGGCAGCATTTCCGGTATTGAAAGATTTAGCTGTTGACCGTACATCTTTCGATCGTATACAGCAAGCTGGTGGTTATGTAAACATCAATACAGGTGGCGTACCTGATGCTAACACCATTCCTATTCCGAAACGTATTGCTGACGAGGCATTCGAGGCGGCAACATGTATTGGTTGCGGTGCATGTGTAGCTGCATGTAAAAATGCATCGGCGATGTTGTTCGTTTCGGCGAAGATTTCGCAGTTTGCGCTGCTTCCACAAGGACAGACAGAGCGCTACGAACGTGCACAGGCTATGGTCGACCAAATGGATGCGGAAGGCTTCGGTAACTGTACCAATACAGGCGCGTGTGAGGCTGAATGTCCAAAAGGAATCAAACTGACAAACATCGCGCGCATGAACCGTGAATATTTCACGGCTAAATTCTTCCGCGAAGAAGATGTGCATACCCATAACTAA
- a CDS encoding fumarate reductase/succinate dehydrogenase flavoprotein subunit has translation MLDSKVPAGPLAEKWSKHKFEMKLVNPANKRKFTILVVGTGLAGASAAASLAELGYNVKTFCYQDSPRRAHSIAAQGGINAAKNYQNDGDSVFRLFYDTIKGGDYRAREANVYRLAEVSVNIIDQCVAQGVPFAREYGGLLDNRSFGGAQVSRTFYARGQTGQQLLLGAYSALNRQIKKGKVQSYTRHEMLDLVKIDGHARGIITRDMITGKIESHEGHAVLLCTGGYGNVFFLSTNAMGCNVTAAWRAHKRGAYFANPCYTQIHPTCIPVTGDHQSKLTLMSESLRNDGRVWVPKTKELSEKLRSGAMNPADIKEDDRDYFLERKYPSFGNLVPRDVASRNAKEMVDDGRGVGKSGVAVFLDFADAIKRLGKDTVEAKYGNLFDMYYQITDENPYEQPMRIYPAVHYTMGGVWVDYNLMTTVPGLYALGECNFSDHGANRLGASALMQGLSDGYFVIPFTVGDYLANLGSFAPVDKNHPAFEQTRKEVEDKIKTLLSLNGSKTIDDIHKELGKIMWEYCGMARTAEGLTKAKGLIQKLKKEFWSDVKVLGENEELNMSLEKAGRVADFIELGELMVDDALNRNESCGGHFRLESQTEEGEAMRDDENYTYVAAWEFAGENQEEVLHKEELVFENVKLTQRSYK, from the coding sequence ATGTTAGATTCAAAAGTACCAGCAGGCCCATTAGCCGAGAAATGGTCAAAACATAAATTTGAAATGAAGCTGGTTAACCCAGCCAACAAACGTAAGTTCACCATCTTGGTTGTGGGCACAGGTTTGGCGGGTGCTTCTGCAGCCGCTTCATTAGCAGAACTAGGTTACAATGTGAAAACATTTTGTTACCAAGATTCACCACGTCGTGCGCACTCTATTGCGGCTCAGGGTGGTATCAATGCTGCAAAAAACTACCAGAATGATGGTGACTCTGTATTCCGTTTGTTCTACGATACGATCAAAGGTGGTGACTACCGCGCGCGTGAAGCAAACGTTTATCGTTTGGCGGAAGTGTCGGTAAACATTATCGACCAATGTGTGGCGCAAGGTGTTCCTTTCGCACGCGAATACGGCGGTTTGTTAGACAACCGTTCATTTGGTGGAGCACAGGTTTCCCGTACCTTCTACGCACGTGGTCAAACGGGACAACAATTATTATTGGGCGCTTACTCTGCGCTAAACCGCCAGATCAAAAAAGGTAAAGTGCAATCATACACGCGCCATGAAATGTTGGATTTGGTGAAAATTGATGGTCATGCACGTGGTATTATCACGCGTGATATGATTACCGGTAAAATCGAATCACATGAAGGACACGCTGTGCTCTTGTGTACAGGCGGTTACGGCAACGTATTCTTTCTTTCCACAAACGCCATGGGTTGTAACGTAACTGCAGCTTGGCGCGCGCACAAGAGAGGTGCTTATTTTGCTAACCCTTGTTACACGCAAATTCACCCGACATGTATTCCGGTAACCGGCGATCACCAGTCGAAGCTTACACTAATGTCGGAATCTTTGCGTAACGATGGTCGCGTTTGGGTACCTAAAACAAAAGAGCTTTCTGAAAAATTACGCTCTGGTGCGATGAACCCAGCCGATATCAAAGAGGACGACCGCGATTACTTCTTGGAAAGAAAATATCCTTCTTTTGGTAACCTTGTACCACGTGATGTGGCTTCGCGTAACGCAAAAGAAATGGTAGATGACGGTCGTGGTGTAGGTAAATCAGGGGTGGCTGTATTCTTGGATTTTGCTGATGCGATCAAACGTTTAGGCAAAGATACCGTAGAAGCAAAATACGGAAACTTGTTTGATATGTATTATCAAATTACGGATGAAAATCCTTACGAGCAACCGATGCGTATTTATCCGGCAGTTCACTACACGATGGGTGGTGTTTGGGTGGATTACAACTTGATGACAACCGTACCGGGACTTTACGCCCTGGGCGAATGTAACTTCTCTGACCACGGCGCTAACCGCTTAGGTGCATCGGCTTTAATGCAAGGCTTATCGGATGGTTATTTCGTTATTCCTTTCACTGTTGGTGATTACCTGGCTAACTTAGGCAGCTTTGCTCCTGTTGACAAAAATCACCCCGCTTTCGAACAAACACGTAAAGAAGTGGAAGATAAAATCAAGACCTTGTTAAGCCTCAATGGATCTAAAACGATCGATGATATTCACAAGGAATTGGGAAAAATCATGTGGGAATATTGCGGTATGGCACGTACGGCTGAAGGTTTGACCAAAGCGAAAGGCTTGATCCAAAAATTGAAGAAAGAATTTTGGAGCGATGTTAAAGTGCTTGGTGAGAACGAAGAGCTTAACATGTCGTTGGAAAAAGCAGGACGCGTGGCCGACTTTATCGAGTTGGGCGAGCTGATGGTAGACGATGCGTTGAACCGTAACGAATCTTGTGGTGGACACTTCCGTTTGGAGTCGCAAACAGAAGAAGGTGAAGCCATGCGTGACGATGAAAACTACACGTATGTTGCGGCATGGGAGTTTGCTGGTGAAAATCAAGAAGAGGTCTTACATAAAGAAGAGTTAGTCTTCGAAAATGTTAAATTAACACAAAGAAGTTATAAATAG